A region of the bacterium genome:
CCCCACTCCCCATCTCCTTGCACCCTCGCCCTTTCCCCGCGTCGCGCAATTTGGCATAGGTCCGGCATAGGTTCGGCGGGGCGAACCCGCGCACAAAGTCGCGGCGGATGCGGCGGGTATTGCGGCGGCCATCCGGCGGGCCGCCATGGCGGTGTGGTATCGGCGGCCGCGTCCGAGCGCAACAAGTCTTCATCTTTGTGCTGTTCACTTTGTACTTTTGACGGGCGGCTGCCGGCCTTAACAATTCCGAGGCTGAAGCCTCGGCTCCCTTTTCCACTGCTCACTACTCACTTGCGGGCGAGCCATTGCCCGCCCTACTCGAACAGCCCCGGCGTGCGCTGTTCCTCCCCCGCGCCGGCAAGGTGCTCCGGGAAAGGCAGCCCCAGATATTCGTACGCCGCCCGCGTGGCGATGCGGCCCCTCGGCGTGCGCACGAGGAAGCCGAGCTGCAGAAGGTACGGCTCGTACACGTCGGTGAGGGTGTCCGACTCCTCGCCCAGCACCGCCACCAGCGTTTCCATCCCCACTGGGCCGCCTTGGAACTTCTCGGCGACGGCGGAAAGGATGCGGCGGTCCATGCGCTCCAGACCCAGCGCGTCGATGCCCAGCTCGCCCAGCGCCCAGTCCACGAACGCCGCGTCGATGCTGCGATTTTGCTCCACCTGCGCGAAGTCGCGGACGCGCTTGAGCAGTCGGTTGGCGACGCGGGGGGTGCCGCGGCTGCGGGCGGCGATGGATTCGGCGGCGCCGGGCGCGAGTTCGGTTTTCAGGATTCCGGCGCTGCGCTTTAGGATGAGCACAAGCTCATTCGGCGGATAAAGCTCTAGGTGGTGCAGCGCACCGAAGCGCTCGCGGAGGGGGGCGGTAAGGAGGCCGCTGCGCGTGGTCGCGCCGACCAGGGTGAAGCGCTCCAGGGGAAGGCGGATGGACTTGGCGCCGGGGCCTTTGCCCAGCACGATGTCGCAGACGAAGTCCTCCATCGCGGGGTAGAGAGTTTCCTCGACGACGCGGTTCATGCGGTGGATTTCGTCGATGAAAAGCACGTCGCCGCGGCCGAGGTTCGTCAGGATGGAAACGAGGTCGCCGGCGCGCTCAAGCGCGGGGCCGGAAGTGGCGGTGATTTCGCTGCCCATTTCGGCGGCGATTATGTGCGCGAGGGTCGTTTTTCCAAGCCCCGGCGGCCCCGAAAACAGCACGTGTTCGAGAGGTTCGCCGCGGGATTTGGCGGCGCGCATCATCACCGAAAGGTTGCTTTTCAGCTGCTCCTGGCCTACGTATTCCGCAAGCGTGCGCGGGCGCAGCGCGCTCAGGGGCGCATCTTCGGGGCGGGGCATTCCGCCAGTAAGCCGCTCCGAGCCGTCGGGATTGTTCACCGGCGGAAGTTTAGCACGCAGAATGCGAAGGTCAGGGCGCTACTTGCGTTTTTTCGGCCAGGGCGTCGGCGTGATTTTCTCGCCGGGCTTCAGGTCGCGGCAGAACTGCACGGTGAGCGCGACGATGTCGTCCAGATCCTTCTTGGCGATCATTTCGACGGGCGTGTGCATATAGCGCTGGGGCGGCGATATCACGATCGTCGGGATGCCGCCATGGACCCGGAAGACGCTGTCCGCGTCGGTGCCGGTGCGCGCGGCGTTGATTTCGGTCTGGAACTTCATTTTGAGCTTGTCCGCCGCCGCGATGAATCTGCGCACCATCGCAAGGTTGTTCGCGCTCCCCATCGAAATGACCGGGCCCTCGCCGATGCGTATGTCGCCTACCTTCGCCTTTTCGAGTCCGGGAGTGTCCGTCGAATGAGTCACGTCGTAGACAACCGCGCAGTCGGGATGCTGCGAGTGCGCGAGCATGTTCGCCCCGTGCCCGCCGATCTCCTCCATCACGTTCGCGCCTGCGACGATGCAGCAATCGAATTTTTTCTTGCTTTCCGCGAAAGTGCGCAGAACCTCCGCCGCGCACCATAGTCCGATTTTGTTATCGAGGGCTTTCGATACTATTCTATCGTTCATCAATTCGATGAAAGGATAATCCATCACCGCGACGTCGCCGACCGCGATGTGCTTTTTCGCCTCTTCTGCGTTCCTCGCGCCGATGTCTATCGCAAGCTTGTGCATATCGAGCAGCTTTTTGCGCTCGTCCGCATCTTTCAGATGAACCGCGGTCGAGCCGATGACGCCTGGGACGACGCGGCCGTCCTGCGTGTAAATTCCGACGCGCCTTCCCGCCACCACGGCCAAATCCCAGCCGCCGAGCTGGGTGAAGCTTGCGAATCCGTTGTCGTCAATGTGGTTGATGATAAATCCTATTTCGTCCGCGTGACCCGCCAGATAAACCCGCGGCTTGCCTTTTGGATTCAATACGGCGATGCCGCTTCCGTAGGAATCCGTCGTCGTTTCGTCGGCGTACGGTTCGAGGTATTCGAGGAAAGCCTCAACCGCGCGCGTCTCGAATCCTGCGGGCGACGGGGTCTCGCAAAGCTTCTTCAGAAATGCCAGGCTTTTCTTGTCCATCGGGTCTCCTTGCCAAAACGGGCGGATTATACAGGACGGAAGCGAACCGTACGCGTTCGGACGAGTTTGAAATATGCGGGCAAGCTGCGAGGCGCGGCTTCAGGATTAGTGCCGCTGTTCGGAGGGCCTGTATCCGGCCCTGAACCTGGCGCGCCACCAATCGAGCAAATCCGCCATCGTCTGCTCGAATGAAATCGTCGGCTGCCATCCTACCGCGCTTTTCACTTTCTCGTAGCTGCCTTCAAGCTTGGGCAAATCCGACGGACGCAGCCGAGACTTGTCGACCTCGATTTTAACTTTCACTTTGGAAATGGAAATCAGCATGTCCAATACCGAGGCAATCGTTCTGGCCTTGCCAGATGCGATGTTGTACACGTCGCCCGGCCTGCCGTCCTGCAATATCGCGAAGTAAGCCCTGACCACGTCGCGCACGTCGGTGAAGTCGCGTTCCGCGTCCAGATTGCCCACTTTAATCACCGCTTCGCGCTCGCCGCGCTCTATTTCGACGATCTGCTTGGCGAAATTGCTGGTGACGAAGACCTCGCCGCGTCTTGGTCCGGTGTGATTGAACGCCCGCGTGCGGATGATATTTAGGCCATAGCTCTGGTGGTACTGGTAGCCGAGCAAATCCTGGGCGACTTTGCTTACTCCGTAGGGCGACAACGGCTTGAGCGGGATGGCCTCCGTTATGGGGAAGTCGTTGAGCCGCACCTTGCCATATTCTTCGCTGGAGCCGGCTACCAGGAACATCGGATTGAATCCGCGCTCGCGTATCGCTTCGAGCAGGTTGAGCTGGGAGACGATGTTGTTCATCATCGTCTGCTCCGGGTGGTTCCAGCTTGCTTGGACAAAGCTCTGGGCCGCCAAATGGAATACGCAGTCGGGCGAGTAATCGGCGAACAGGCGCCTGACGCTGTGCGGGTCGGTCAGTTCGCAGGTGGCAAGCTTGATCCTGTCTTGAACAGCGGTCAGATTTTCAAGCGGGCTCCTGGTGCGGATGGTGCCCGTGACCTCGTGTCCGAGCGAGAGGACATACTCCGCAAGATGGCTCCCGGCGAACCCGGAAACGCCTGTGATTAGTACTTTCATTTCAAGTCTCGGTACGGAAGCGCGATTGTACCACTTCGAATCAGCCCTTTCTAGCTCGCGTCAACGAGTTTCCCGTCTCGGCTTCCCGCGCCAGTTTGGAGAAGTCGGCCCTGGACTGGCTCATTTCGCCGCGCTTGAATTTGGCGATTGCCTCCATTACTTCCTCCAGATTTTCGCAACGGCTTCCCGCCTCGTCAAGGGTGATCTCGCTTCTCGCGACCAGTTCGCCAAGCGCCTGATCCATCGTCCGCATGCCCTGCCGCGTGCTTGTTTGAATGACCGTTTTGATCTGAAACGTCTTTTGCTCCCTGACCAGATTGGCGATGGCGTGATTTACGAGCATGATTTCTACTGCGGGGACTCTGCCGGCGCCGCTGGAACGCGGAACGAGAGTCTGCGAAAAGACGGCGCGCAGGGTTTGGGACACCTGAAGTCTGATTTGTTGCTGCTGCTCCGGGGGAAACACGTCGATTATCCGGTCTATGTTCTTGGCGGCGCTTTGCGTGTGAAGGGTCGCGAAGACGAGGTGCCCCGTCTCGGCCGCCGTCAGCGCGAGCGCAATGGTTTCCAAATCGCGCATCTCTCCGACAAGAATCACATCCGGGTCTTGCCTAAGGGTTTCACGGAGGGCGGTCGAAAACTGTTTGGTGTCCTTGCCGACTTCCCTTTGGCAGATCATCGAAAGGTCGTCGGTGTAGACGTATTCGATGGGATCTTCGATGGTGATGATCCGGCTGGACCTTGTGTGATTGATGTAGTCGATAATCGCTGCTAACGTTGTGGATTTTCCGCAACCGGTCGGACCGCATATCAATATCAGTCCGTTGGGAATCGTTGCTATTTCCTTGCAAATGGTGGGAAGATTCAGTTCCTCAATCGTCGGTATGCGCAATTTGATCGTGCGGAAGCTTGCCGAAACGGAACCGTTCTGGAAAAACGCGTTTGCACGGAACCTGCAGACTCCCCGCAGTTCGTACGCGTAGTCAAGCTCCAGCTCCTGTTCCAACTTCGCTATTTGCGTTTCTTTAAGCGAAGAATAGATAAGTTCGCGCGCCTGTTTTTCATTCTCGACGATGTAAGGGGATTTGACGATCCTGCCGTCTATTCTGAAGACGATCGGAGCACCGGACTTGATGTGAAGGTCGCTCGCGTTGAGTTCAACCATCATCGCCAAGAAATCGTTGAGAAACAGATCTGAACTTTTGGTAGGCATGTTTCACCCGTAATCGGAACACTCATTATACACTAACAGGAGGACTGAATGCTTTTGAAGTGACCGTTAGTGAAATCGGCTCGGACCTCTTGAATCTTGCTATTCCGGCGGATTATGTTATAATCTGGATGCATGCGGATTTCAATCCTGCATACCTCGTTTACTTCTTCTCCAAGGAGCACAGCTTATGCACAAGGTCATCGTCCTGCAGGCGCGTCTAGGTTCCAGTCGGCTTCCGGGAAAGGTCCTTCTCCCGTTATCGGGCAGGCCCGTTCTCTGGCATATCCTGGAAAGGCTCAAGTGCGCGCGGACGGTGGATCAGGTTTGCGTTGCAACCACGGTCAATCCGGCGGACGACAAACTTGTGGAATTTTGCGATGAATACGGCGTTAAGGTAATCAGAGGCAGCGAGTACGACGTTCTGCAAAGATACATCGTCGCGGCCTTCGAAACTGAAGCGGACATTGTTGTCAGGGCGACGGCGGACAATCCGCTTGTTCATCCCGACGGCATAGACGAGCAGGTGGAATATCTCGAAAACCATCCGGAATGCGACTATGTTTTCCAAAGCGATCTTCCGCTTGGAACCATGGTCGAAACGTTCACAAGAAAAACGCTGGAAAAGCTGGACTACGTTTCCAGGGACGCGATCTACCGCGAGCACGTGACGTTTTATCTGCACGACAAACGCGGATATCACGGATTCCATATGGCCGACATCGCCGTTCCAGCGGCGCTTCGCAATCCGGAGCTTAGGCTCACACTGGATACCGAAGAAGATTACCACTTGCTTTCGACCATTTACGAAGAACTTTACTCGGAAGGCGACATCATCCGGTTGGAAGATGTAATTGACTATTTTCGCCGGAATCCGGGGTTGAAAAACTTGAACAAGGATGTAGTCCAAGTTCCATCGCAGTTCGTTGCCGAAAAGGTGGTCTAGCCGGGGAGGAGAGGCTTCTGGGCCGCGTATACGTTATAGCCGAAGCTGGAATCAACCATTGCGGCAGCGTGGATGTCGCGGCGGAAATGATCGAAATAGCCGCCGCTGCGGGCGCGGACGCAATCAAGTTTCAAAGTTTCAAGGCGGATGGACTGGCCAGCAAAAGGGACGCGCGCGGTCAATACGATTTCTTCAGGCGTTTCGAGCTAAACCATGAAGACCACGCCCGCCTGGCCCGGGCTTGCGCCGACGCCGGTATCGATTTTCTGTCCACCCCGTTCGATTTCGAATCGGCAAATTTGCTTGACAACTTGGGTGTGCCCGCATTCAAAGTCGCTTCGTGCGATTTGACCAACCTGCCGTTGATCGAGCACATCGCGAAATTCGGAAAACCGATGTTTATCTCGACCGGGATGGGAAACATCGAAGAAGTAATTGCCGCAAGGGACGCGGCTCTGTCGTCGGGCTCGCCGGAAGTAACGATGCTTCACTGCACGACGCTTTATCCCACGCCGTACTCGGCTGCGAACCTCAATGCGATTTCAACGATGAAAGCTGCGCTAGGGACTCCAGTCGGGTTCAGCGATCATACGGTGGGCAATTGGGCATGCTACGCAGCCGTCGCTTTGGGGGCGGCTGTTATCGAGAAGCACTTCGCCTTGGACAAAAGTATGGACGGCCCCGATATTCCCGGAAGCTGCGATCCAAAAGAGCTGGCCGATCTGGTTGCGGGAATACACGCGATCAGCGAATCGCTCGGCTCCGGTGAAAAGGGAATCGCGCAAGGAGAGGACGAGATGGTGGCGATCGCCCGAAGAAGCGTATATTCCGCTATCAGGATTTCCAAGGGGGAATCGCTGACAGCCGATCATTTGGCTTACAAGCGGCCTGGTGACGGTATTTCCCCGGCGGATGCTGCGCTGCTTATCGGGAAAAGGGCGCTGCAAGACATCGAACCGGACACTAAACTGGACTGGAAAATGCTTGGATGATGCACCGGAATCGCGCCGTTCGCTATACCGGCATGCGGGTGACTTCCTGATAAGCCTCGATAACTTTGTTCCTTAGCTGAATGGCGAACATCAATGCAAGATCCGCCTTGTTGACCGCCAGCACTACTTCGTGCAAATCAACATCCGCCCCGGAGGCGAAAGAGCGGACCAGATTGTCCGCATTGGAATGCAGCTCGGACAGCTTTTCGATTTGCTCGACGAGGATATTTTGAAATGCATCCGCCGCGCCTGCGCCGCCGGCGGGCGATTCCCCGATCCGGGAAATCGGCCGGAAAACCGCTTCGATTGGTTTGATTTCGGTCATCGCAACCATTATCTCACATCAAGCGGCGAAGCTATACTTCGAAGCTAGGCGCGAAGAAGTCCGATGGTCTGCATGGCCATATCCTTGGCCGCCTCCATCGCGGTGATGTTCGCTTCGTAGGCGCGGCTGGCCGCGATGAGGTCAACCATTTCAAGCATAATGTCCACGTTCGGATAGGCAACGTAGCCTTCCGGGTTCGCGTCCGGGTGCCCGGGTTCGTAAACCAGTCTTGGCGGCGCGGCATCTTCTGCAAGCCTTGATACCTTTACACCAAGAACATTTCCCTCGGCGTCGGTCAAATCTGCGAATACAGCCAGTTTTCTTGTATATGGGCCGCCTGAAGCCGTACGCGTCGTGTTTGCATTGGCGATGTTGCCGGAGATAAGATCCATCCAGACCCTGTGCGCCGAAAGACCGCTTGCGGAAGAGTTTAGGGCTGATAGAAAGCTCATTGCTTATACCCTCCCATCCATTATCACGGCCCGGTACATCCTGCCGCGCTTTTCCGCCAGCCCAATAAACGCATTGTAAAGAAGGTGCGTGCGGGCTTCTTCGGCCATTTCCCTGTCCACATCCACGCCGCCGCCGTCATAACGAAAAGCGATGCCGCGCTGTTCGATGATTTCAGGCTCTATCGCTTTGATGCTGCCGAGAAGCTGGTCTTTGGAGGTCACGGAGGAGTCGCCGAGAGCGCGGGCGATTTCGCCTGCGAAATCCACGTCGCGGCGCACGTAGCCGGGGGTGTTGACATTGGCCAGATTGCCCGCGATCGCCTCCTGGCGCGCGTTGAGGAGGTCGAGGCTCTTCCTGATGACAGCGAGCGTAAGATCCTTGCCGGCGATATCCATTTCAAACTCCGGGTTCGCGGGCGTTATTCGGGCAGAAACTTGTTTATGTCCAACAATTTCGCCTGCGCCCCGCGTAAGATATCGTCAATAAAGCTCCAATCTTTACCCAGAGCCGCCAGTGCCTGAACATCGACGTGATACGAAAATCCATCCAGCCCCAGCCCGATTCCCATCATCAGGCATACTGCATCGGCAATGTGAACCACGGGAACCAACGGGCCGCCGTCTTTTCCTTCCGCCGGATTGTGGTGGTGGCGCACCGCGGAGAGAAGCTCGTCCGGAAGATTCCATTTTTCGCAGACGCGGGCTCCAAGCTCGGTGTGGCTGAAGCCGAGTACTTTCTCTTCCGCTTCGGGGAACGTGTAATTTTCCTTTTCCACCAGCCGTTTGATTTCTTCCACGTTTTGCTCGACGTACTCGCCGAGTATTGTTTTGCCTATGTCGTGCAGCAGACCGGCGACGAACGCCTGTTCCGGATTGCCGGTTTTCGTTCGGGTGCTTATGTCGCGCGAAAGAAAGGCGACGGCGAGCGAATGGCGCCAAAGCTCGCCTTTGTGCATTTCGTAGCCGGCGACATGCTTGTCGAAATTGTTGTAAAGGCTGAGAGCGTAAATCAGGCCTTTGATGGTTTTGAATCCCAAAAGCACGACGGCATCCTGGATTGTCCCGATGTGCTTTGGAAATCCGTAAAAAGCGCTGTTGGACAAGCGCAGGAGCTTGGAGGCGATTGCCTGGTCGCTGCCTAGAACCTCCGAAAGGTCGCTGACGCTGGAATTGGGGTCGTTCAGCACGGACATCACGCGCGGGATTATTGCCGGAAGGGGCGGTATGTCCTTGACGGACTGAAGAATGCTGTCCATGCTGCCTGTTCTAGCGTCCATTTGTGCTCCGGAATTACGGGAGATGTCATTATATACCATCGCGGAGCGCGAATGCTATATCGGAATTTGCCCGCAGGGGCGATGGCAAATCCAACACGAATATTGCAAAATTTCGGCAATATTCAATTGCGGTCCGACCGGACCCGATTGTCCGGGCCCGGCTTAATCACTTTGGGGACGATCTTGCGCGCTTCTTCCGGCTCCGCCTTTGCGAAGGTCATTATTATCAACTTATCACCCGGCTTTCCGTAATGCGCTGCCGCTCCGTTCAGCACTATTTGTCCAGGCTCGTCCAGCGGGATTGCGTAAGTCGTCAGCCTGGCGCCGTCCCTTACGTTGGCGACGAGCACTTCCTCGTAGGGCAGTATTTCCGCTGCGTCAAGAAGCTCTCTTGAAATCCCGATTGAGCCTTCATATTCGATGTCGGCGCCCGTCAGGGTGCAAAGATGAATTTTGGATTTTAGTACCGACAAAAGCATCGAAACCACCTCAAGAGGCCGTCTCCGATTCGGACAGCCGTATGTTGTCAATCAGCCTGGTCGAGCCGAAATGAACCGCAGCCAGCGCCACGTCTCCCGGCTCCGCATCCATTTCGCGGCGTTTAAGGGTTTCCGGATCCGCTATTTCCAAATACTCGATACCGAATCCATCCACAAAGCCCATCAGCCGCATCATTTCGGACATTCCGATTTGCACCAGCCTGTGTGCATCGGCGATCCCGTTCAGAAATTCCTTCTTTAGCTTTACAAGCGAGGCAAAAAGACCGGGCGCGGCATTTCGTTCCACGTCCGACAAGTACCTGTTTCGCGACGAACAGGCCAGGCCGTCTGTTTCGCGGACTGTAGGCATGGCCACAATTTGGAGCGGAAAGCTCAAATCCTGAACCATCCTTTTGACAGCCTGAAGCTGTTGGTAATCTTTTTCGCCGAAATACGCCCGATCGGGCATAACGATTCCAAACAACTTCGCTACCACCGTTGTGACGCCGTCGAAATGACCGGGCCGGCGTTCTCCACAGTAGCCTTTCGTCACCTCGGCGACAGCCACCCGCGTTTGAAATCCGTCCGGATAGAACTTGGCCGCGTCCGGAGCAAGCAGCGCGTCAACCCCGGCTTCCTCAAGCATCGCCTTGTCCTTTTCAAACGGCCGCGGATATTTCCCCAAATCTTCGGATGGGCCGAATTGAAGCGGATTCACGAAAATGCTTACGACCGTGAAGTGATTTTCCTCCACGGATTTTCGGACCAGCGACATGTGTCCTTCGTGCAGCGCTCCCATCGTCGGCACGAATCCAACCAATGGAATATATCCGGGCTTGGCTCTGGTCTCCTCCCAGAGCTTCAGATGGTAATTGCGCTTAATCCGCCAAACGAATCCCGTCAGCTCCTGCGGATCGGTGAAAATGTCCATCAGGCTTCCTCTTTTACCGCGGGCGTATCGGCAAACTCTTCTCCCCGCCTTGGATAGTTTCCGCGGCGCACGTCCTGCGACCAGGCGGTAAGCGCTTCCGTTCCCCTTTCAAGCAAGTCGCTGTACGGCGATACGAACGACGGCGGCTGCGGATACATTCCCAGAAGGTCGTTGATGACAAGAATCTGGCCGTCACAGCCCGGGCCGCTTCCTATGCCGATGGTCGGCGCGTCGATACGCTTGGTAATCTCCGCCGCGACGCCATGCGCGACGCATTCGAGCACGATGGCGCAGCACCCAGCATTTTCGAGCGATTCCGCCTCGGAGATGATTATTTCGCGGTCCGACGGGGTCTTTCCGCGGTATTTGAAGCCGCCGGACGCGTGCACGGTCTGCGGCAGAAATCCTGTGTGCCCCATTACGGGAATGCCGATTGCAATTAGCTTCTCGATCGCTTCCAGGGTATCGGGCGTGGCGCCTTCGAGTTTGACGCCGTCGCATCCGGAATCTTTAAACAACCTTACGGCATTGCGAACCGTGTCCTCGGCGCTGATTTTGAAAGTGCCGAAGGGCATATCGGCGAAAACCGGGATTCGACCATCCACTGCCCTAACAACCATGCGCGAGTGGTAAACGATGTCGTCCAGCGTAACCGGAATCGTCGTGTCGGCGCC
Encoded here:
- a CDS encoding aspartate 1-decarboxylase, producing MLLSVLKSKIHLCTLTGADIEYEGSIGISRELLDAAEILPYEEVLVANVRDGARLTTYAIPLDEPGQIVLNGAAAHYGKPGDKLIIMTFAKAEPEEARKIVPKVIKPGPDNRVRSDRN
- a CDS encoding N-acetylneuraminate synthase family protein, coding for MIEIAAAAGADAIKFQSFKADGLASKRDARGQYDFFRRFELNHEDHARLARACADAGIDFLSTPFDFESANLLDNLGVPAFKVASCDLTNLPLIEHIAKFGKPMFISTGMGNIEEVIAARDAALSSGSPEVTMLHCTTLYPTPYSAANLNAISTMKAALGTPVGFSDHTVGNWACYAAVALGAAVIEKHFALDKSMDGPDIPGSCDPKELADLVAGIHAISESLGSGEKGIAQGEDEMVAIARRSVYSAIRISKGESLTADHLAYKRPGDGISPADAALLIGKRALQDIEPDTKLDWKMLG
- a CDS encoding glycosyltransferase family protein, which produces MHKVIVLQARLGSSRLPGKVLLPLSGRPVLWHILERLKCARTVDQVCVATTVNPADDKLVEFCDEYGVKVIRGSEYDVLQRYIVAAFETEADIVVRATADNPLVHPDGIDEQVEYLENHPECDYVFQSDLPLGTMVETFTRKTLEKLDYVSRDAIYREHVTFYLHDKRGYHGFHMADIAVPAALRNPELRLTLDTEEDYHLLSTIYEELYSEGDIIRLEDVIDYFRRNPGLKNLNKDVVQVPSQFVAEKVV
- the ruvB gene encoding Holliday junction branch migration DNA helicase RuvB; protein product: MPRPEDAPLSALRPRTLAEYVGQEQLKSNLSVMMRAAKSRGEPLEHVLFSGPPGLGKTTLAHIIAAEMGSEITATSGPALERAGDLVSILTNLGRGDVLFIDEIHRMNRVVEETLYPAMEDFVCDIVLGKGPGAKSIRLPLERFTLVGATTRSGLLTAPLRERFGALHHLELYPPNELVLILKRSAGILKTELAPGAAESIAARSRGTPRVANRLLKRVRDFAQVEQNRSIDAAFVDWALGELGIDALGLERMDRRILSAVAEKFQGGPVGMETLVAVLGEESDTLTDVYEPYLLQLGFLVRTPRGRIATRAAYEYLGLPFPEHLAGAGEEQRTPGLFE
- a CDS encoding M20/M25/M40 family metallo-hydrolase, whose amino-acid sequence is MDKKSLAFLKKLCETPSPAGFETRAVEAFLEYLEPYADETTTDSYGSGIAVLNPKGKPRVYLAGHADEIGFIINHIDDNGFASFTQLGGWDLAVVAGRRVGIYTQDGRVVPGVIGSTAVHLKDADERKKLLDMHKLAIDIGARNAEEAKKHIAVGDVAVMDYPFIELMNDRIVSKALDNKIGLWCAAEVLRTFAESKKKFDCCIVAGANVMEEIGGHGANMLAHSQHPDCAVVYDVTHSTDTPGLEKAKVGDIRIGEGPVISMGSANNLAMVRRFIAAADKLKMKFQTEINAARTGTDADSVFRVHGGIPTIVISPPQRYMHTPVEMIAKKDLDDIVALTVQFCRDLKPGEKITPTPWPKKRK
- a CDS encoding HDOD domain-containing protein; amino-acid sequence: MDARTGSMDSILQSVKDIPPLPAIIPRVMSVLNDPNSSVSDLSEVLGSDQAIASKLLRLSNSAFYGFPKHIGTIQDAVVLLGFKTIKGLIYALSLYNNFDKHVAGYEMHKGELWRHSLAVAFLSRDISTRTKTGNPEQAFVAGLLHDIGKTILGEYVEQNVEEIKRLVEKENYTFPEAEEKVLGFSHTELGARVCEKWNLPDELLSAVRHHHNPAEGKDGGPLVPVVHIADAVCLMMGIGLGLDGFSYHVDVQALAALGKDWSFIDDILRGAQAKLLDINKFLPE
- the panB gene encoding 3-methyl-2-oxobutanoate hydroxymethyltransferase; the encoded protein is MSKFVGKSLARMKRQGRSIVAITAYDLFTASIARDAGVDLVLVGDSLGNVVQGADTTIPVTLDDIVYHSRMVVRAVDGRIPVFADMPFGTFKISAEDTVRNAVRLFKDSGCDGVKLEGATPDTLEAIEKLIAIGIPVMGHTGFLPQTVHASGGFKYRGKTPSDREIIISEAESLENAGCCAIVLECVAHGVAAEITKRIDAPTIGIGSGPGCDGQILVINDLLGMYPQPPSFVSPYSDLLERGTEALTAWSQDVRRGNYPRRGEEFADTPAVKEEA
- the fliE gene encoding flagellar hook-basal body complex protein FliE translates to MTEIKPIEAVFRPISRIGESPAGGAGAADAFQNILVEQIEKLSELHSNADNLVRSFASGADVDLHEVVLAVNKADLALMFAIQLRNKVIEAYQEVTRMPV
- a CDS encoding type IV pilus twitching motility protein PilT; translated protein: MPTKSSDLFLNDFLAMMVELNASDLHIKSGAPIVFRIDGRIVKSPYIVENEKQARELIYSSLKETQIAKLEQELELDYAYELRGVCRFRANAFFQNGSVSASFRTIKLRIPTIEELNLPTICKEIATIPNGLILICGPTGCGKSTTLAAIIDYINHTRSSRIITIEDPIEYVYTDDLSMICQREVGKDTKQFSTALRETLRQDPDVILVGEMRDLETIALALTAAETGHLVFATLHTQSAAKNIDRIIDVFPPEQQQQIRLQVSQTLRAVFSQTLVPRSSGAGRVPAVEIMLVNHAIANLVREQKTFQIKTVIQTSTRQGMRTMDQALGELVARSEITLDEAGSRCENLEEVMEAIAKFKRGEMSQSRADFSKLAREAETGNSLTRARKG
- a CDS encoding pantoate--beta-alanine ligase yields the protein MDIFTDPQELTGFVWRIKRNYHLKLWEETRAKPGYIPLVGFVPTMGALHEGHMSLVRKSVEENHFTVVSIFVNPLQFGPSEDLGKYPRPFEKDKAMLEEAGVDALLAPDAAKFYPDGFQTRVAVAEVTKGYCGERRPGHFDGVTTVVAKLFGIVMPDRAYFGEKDYQQLQAVKRMVQDLSFPLQIVAMPTVRETDGLACSSRNRYLSDVERNAAPGLFASLVKLKKEFLNGIADAHRLVQIGMSEMMRLMGFVDGFGIEYLEIADPETLKRREMDAEPGDVALAAVHFGSTRLIDNIRLSESETAS
- the flgC gene encoding flagellar basal body rod protein FlgC, coding for MSFLSALNSSASGLSAHRVWMDLISGNIANANTTRTASGGPYTRKLAVFADLTDAEGNVLGVKVSRLAEDAAPPRLVYEPGHPDANPEGYVAYPNVDIMLEMVDLIAASRAYEANITAMEAAKDMAMQTIGLLRA
- a CDS encoding GDP-mannose 4,6-dehydratase, which translates into the protein MKVLITGVSGFAGSHLAEYVLSLGHEVTGTIRTRSPLENLTAVQDRIKLATCELTDPHSVRRLFADYSPDCVFHLAAQSFVQASWNHPEQTMMNNIVSQLNLLEAIRERGFNPMFLVAGSSEEYGKVRLNDFPITEAIPLKPLSPYGVSKVAQDLLGYQYHQSYGLNIIRTRAFNHTGPRRGEVFVTSNFAKQIVEIERGEREAVIKVGNLDAERDFTDVRDVVRAYFAILQDGRPGDVYNIASGKARTIASVLDMLISISKVKVKIEVDKSRLRPSDLPKLEGSYEKVKSAVGWQPTISFEQTMADLLDWWRARFRAGYRPSEQRH
- the flgB gene encoding flagellar basal body rod protein FlgB, with translation MDIAGKDLTLAVIRKSLDLLNARQEAIAGNLANVNTPGYVRRDVDFAGEIARALGDSSVTSKDQLLGSIKAIEPEIIEQRGIAFRYDGGGVDVDREMAEEARTHLLYNAFIGLAEKRGRMYRAVIMDGRV